The DNA sequence CTGCTCTTCAAACAATAATCAATCCATTTCAACGCCCAAAATGTGAGGAAGACCCTATCAAAATCCTAGCCTATTATGGCAAATGGCCAAAAATGACGACTGATCCGTCATTTTTGGCCACAAAATCTAACCCCTCATTTTAAAGGGGATTTTTAGACTTTTCAACACTCCCTTTCAACCTCCTCAGCGTCAATAGCTTGGTGTTTCAGGGAGCAAAAATCATTTTTTCGCGAAAAATCCGCTACTTTTTCATCAATACCACCATTCGTACTATTTGCCGTCCTGCACCATTGACGATCACCGTATAAGTTCCTGACTCCAGATTTGAGGTCTCAATCAGATGGGTCATTCGTTCTTGGGACTGGTCATACTGCTTGCGGATCACCTCTTGTCCCATCACGTTGAAAAGCTGCACCTCTACCGAAGTACCGATGGCATCCATCCATTCTACGGAAATACCTTCACTTGCAGGTGCTGGATTGGGATACACAGATACCTGATCGGCCTGCTGGACATTCACTCTAGCTACCTCACTCTGGATCTGGTTTCCTGAAGGATTGATCCGAGAAATTCGATAGTAAATATCTCCTGCTACAGTCTGATGATCCTCCCACTCGAAGGCTCCTGATTGCTTTCCTTGAGTCGGAAGTTGCATACCCACCTGCTTGAAATTCTGCCCATCAATGGAACGCTCAATCAGAAATGGCGAAGCATCGTCCTCTCCTGACCAACTCCAAGTGAGATCCACCCATGATTGTTCGCTCCATTCTCCCTGAAGATCGGTGATGGTCCCCAATCCTTGATTCAATTTTTCGCGTGCGCCGATGATGGCCCATGCAGGCACTTCGTGAGATGGAGAAGTCTGGTTTCCAGCATAATCGTGCGTAGAAGTCAGCTGCACATCGGAACCCGCTAGATTTGGACTCCCAGCCCACTGAGGATGGTACCCAGCAAGATCCGAAACCCCCAAAATCACAGCCTGAGATTGTGCCGCATGGATCAGTTCAGATCGCCAAACTGGATCGGGAGAGGCGGCATATTGAAGGGCAGTCACATGCTGGCGATTGCCCAAAAGCTGGAAATCACCTGCATCTATCAACATATAGCCTACTTGGCTTTTGATACGATCTTGGGTCGCCAAATCCGTTTCCAATCCCCAAACCGCCGAGGTTGGATTAGACTTCTTCCAGAATACACCAGTCTGTCGTCCAAGCATTTGAGCAAACAGTTGCGGCGCATGAAAACCCGACGTCGAAATCTGCCAGTCAGCCACATCCGCAGCAGAAATCGTCCCCGCCTGCAAATCGACCCCGTCTCGCTCGAATGTGTAGGAACCTGCCTCTACAACTACATAGTGAAGGTTGACCTTGACGTCTGATGGACCTTCTGACACTTTCACGCGGAATGTCTGTTGTCCGGTAGGTTCTACCAGAACAGAATGCCTTTCCGCATGTGAGCTTACCATTTCCTCCGAAGCGATCACCACCATTTCCTGGTACTGGGTATCGAGCTGAATGGTCTGCCATTCAGCTCCAACTTGGAGGAGTTTCCCCCATCGGATCTTCATTCGTTCGCCGAAAGGCCGAGCTTCCAAGTTCACGGTTGCAGTAGCAGAAGGGTATGGCAAGGGATCACCAGATTCATCCAGAAGCGTCGCAGTGAGCGTTCGCGCGCCTTCTGTCACCTGAGCAAGCTGAATGGATTCTCCGGGAGCGGCAATTTGGACCGGACCACCATCTATTTGATACTGAACCGAAGCCACCAAGGTAGTGTCGCCCCCCAACAAGGATTTTGGCTCAATTCCCTTTTGATCCAAAAACGCGCCTTCATTGGGTGAGGTAATGGAAATTGTGGGAGCTCCCAACCATTTGAAATAAACGACACCGGGTGCTTGGGCAGAATCCCCTCCCAAATCTTGAATGGTGTAAGTCAGCGAATCATCAAGCCCTACCTGCCCCTTTGGAAGGTAGCTAAGCTCCCCTGTTTCAACATCAAAAGTCGCAATCCCGTGTCTGGGCTTTTCCAATAGGGCAAAAGTCTCGAAATCTAGTCCATCCTCTGATTGGTCATTGTCGAGGATAGGCATCCGGCGGGTTTGATTGCCTGTGTAAATCAGGGTATCCTCCGTCAAATCAGGCTTACAATCAGGATAGACATTGAATTCCTTGTAGGCAGAAAACCCTTGCGGATCGGTAACCGTGAGCCTGAAATTGTACCAAAAGGTCTCGAATCCACAACCTTCTCCCAGAATCCTTGCGGTCGTGGGATTGTCAAAAACGGGCTCCTCAGGGTGATTGTGCTGATTGTGAAACAGAACTGTCTGCCAACTGAAGGTTAACTCATCCCGTGGCTGATCATCTCGAACCTTGGCGTTGAGCTGAATGACGGTTTCTTTTCTCGGGATATAGGTATGCACATTATCCAGCGAGGTCCAACGGATCTCCGGAGGGCCATTATTTACCCAGATCGTCAACTGATCTTTCCCTTTTTCCCCCCAAATATCCTCCACTGTCAGGACAACATGAAAAGCGGTATCTATCCCTGCAGGTGCAGAGAAGACGTGTTGAGGGTTCCGTTTGGTTGAGGTCCCCCCATCTCCAAAGTCCCAGAAGTAGGTAATGTCGTCCCCATCTGGATCAGAGGATTCGCGCCCAGTGAACTTGACAAGCAATTCGCTATCTGGAGTGTAAAGGGTATCTGCGGCAGCCTTGGCAATAGGCGGCTCATTTCCGTTGGAGGCATATCGTATTCTTCGAATTTCATCGGTGTAATTGATGTAAAAGAATCCTTCGTGATGGCTATCCTCGCCGAGAAACACGATTGACCCTAGGTTTTCGAAGAGATTACGCACTCGTGTAGGCTCATTTCGTTCGTTGAAATTGAATGAATTGATCCATCCTGTGGCGTAATCGGCATGAAAGTAGACGTTCCTGTATTGCGGTGGAAAATCATTTTTGCTGTACCAAACGCCTCCGATGGAACAATTCCCCATCCAATCCGGCCCAGCAATCGAGCCACCTGAGGACATTCTGATCATTCTATTTCCATCGCGAACCCGAGCGTGTCCATTAGGGGTATGCCCCCAATCGAATGCCGGCAAGGCATGCTCAAACAGATAGTACTTATTCCCATCAATCTGCTGTCCGGGGTTACAAGGATCTGGCCAAGTGGGCCTTCCATTTTGAGGATCTGCCAAAAGCTGTTGGAAGGAATAATAGCGTTGGTCGCATTCCCCCGTGGTCCGAGCCTCGCGATTGAAAACAGTGCCTTGCGCAGCATTGAGTGGAGAAGCGCCCTCATAGATCGGCCAGCCAAAATTCAGCCCGGGCTCGTCTACGATGTTCATTTCCTCCCACCTGCCCCAGCCGACATCCCCCAAGAAGAGGACACCGGGATTCCCTTGTCCGGGGTTAGTGCTACCCGTCCCCGGCTTGAGCGTCATCCGATACGGATTCCGAAGTCCCATAGCCCAAGTGCGAGATTGAGCCGATCGGGGTTTATTTCTGTTATAGTAGGGATTACTGGGTATACCATCTCCAGTGTTTGGGTCAATCCGTATAACCTTCCCGTTTAGGGAACTCAAGACTTGAGACCGGAATGAACCTACATCATGGCTTTTGGGCAAGATCCCATCTGATAGTGCCTGGGTGATGTATGACCCTGCCTGAGAACCTCCCTCCTCGTAGGTGGCGGTAGCACCATCTCCACAGGAAGCGAGCAGGGTCCCGTCGCTACCGAACAAGATGGTTCCAATTCCGTGGGTTTCACCCAAAATAGGAAATCCGGTACTGATGGTTTCCCCCACGAGCACCTTCCTACTGGACAGATCTACGGAATTGAAATTATCGTTTTTATTGGCTTTGTATCGGGTGATTCGACCAATGGTGGCATCGTAGTATTCGTCTGCCCGCGAATTGTAGGCTCCTGTTCCAAACTTGGTCAAATGATGCCTATCCACCACATACATGAGGTAGATATAGCCATTGTTCCGAAAATCCGGGTCGAGCGCAAGCCCCAAGAGCCCAAAGTCTCGCCAACTGCCGACTTCCTCTGAAATATCGATAAGTGGCTGAGATCTTTTTCGAC is a window from the Pontibacter sp. G13 genome containing:
- a CDS encoding PQQ-dependent sugar dehydrogenase, producing MHLWKISLYCMVLLLGTAHLNAQGVFVDELFMGGWNRPVTIQFDATGRMYVVEKAGRIWIVERNGRKRSQPLIDISEEVGSWRDFGLLGLALDPDFRNNGYIYLMYVVDRHHLTKFGTGAYNSRADEYYDATIGRITRYKANKNDNFNSVDLSSRKVLVGETISTGFPILGETHGIGTILFGSDGTLLASCGDGATATYEEGGSQAGSYITQALSDGILPKSHDVGSFRSQVLSSLNGKVIRIDPNTGDGIPSNPYYNRNKPRSAQSRTWAMGLRNPYRMTLKPGTGSTNPGQGNPGVLFLGDVGWGRWEEMNIVDEPGLNFGWPIYEGASPLNAAQGTVFNREARTTGECDQRYYSFQQLLADPQNGRPTWPDPCNPGQQIDGNKYYLFEHALPAFDWGHTPNGHARVRDGNRMIRMSSGGSIAGPDWMGNCSIGGVWYSKNDFPPQYRNVYFHADYATGWINSFNFNERNEPTRVRNLFENLGSIVFLGEDSHHEGFFYINYTDEIRRIRYASNGNEPPIAKAAADTLYTPDSELLVKFTGRESSDPDGDDITYFWDFGDGGTSTKRNPQHVFSAPAGIDTAFHVVLTVEDIWGEKGKDQLTIWVNNGPPEIRWTSLDNVHTYIPRKETVIQLNAKVRDDQPRDELTFSWQTVLFHNQHNHPEEPVFDNPTTARILGEGCGFETFWYNFRLTVTDPQGFSAYKEFNVYPDCKPDLTEDTLIYTGNQTRRMPILDNDQSEDGLDFETFALLEKPRHGIATFDVETGELSYLPKGQVGLDDSLTYTIQDLGGDSAQAPGVVYFKWLGAPTISITSPNEGAFLDQKGIEPKSLLGGDTTLVASVQYQIDGGPVQIAAPGESIQLAQVTEGARTLTATLLDESGDPLPYPSATATVNLEARPFGERMKIRWGKLLQVGAEWQTIQLDTQYQEMVVIASEEMVSSHAERHSVLVEPTGQQTFRVKVSEGPSDVKVNLHYVVVEAGSYTFERDGVDLQAGTISAADVADWQISTSGFHAPQLFAQMLGRQTGVFWKKSNPTSAVWGLETDLATQDRIKSQVGYMLIDAGDFQLLGNRQHVTALQYAASPDPVWRSELIHAAQSQAVILGVSDLAGYHPQWAGSPNLAGSDVQLTSTHDYAGNQTSPSHEVPAWAIIGAREKLNQGLGTITDLQGEWSEQSWVDLTWSWSGEDDASPFLIERSIDGQNFKQVGMQLPTQGKQSGAFEWEDHQTVAGDIYYRISRINPSGNQIQSEVARVNVQQADQVSVYPNPAPASEGISVEWMDAIGTSVEVQLFNVMGQEVIRKQYDQSQERMTHLIETSNLESGTYTVIVNGAGRQIVRMVVLMKK